The genomic stretch ACTTGAGTCTCTTCAAAGAGGTAATTGGGTGAAACTAATTTGTGGTGCAAGTTTTGAAGATGTTGTTGATATCAGAAATCTCAGTTTGGTTTACACTCTCGCTGGAGGTATTAATTAACCTTTTCTAATAATCATAATTTTCTTTAGTCATTTATCTAAGGGTTTGAGAGATTGTATGAAAATAGTTTAGAACATGTATATAAGTTGTTTAGGAAAATGACTTCTTTCATTATAGAAATAACTTTTTCACAATCACTAAATATCCAAACAATCCCTATGGATTGGATTATATGGTTGCAGTTGACTGCATTGATTGTGCTGCTGATGCATCCGTTGTGAGTGCTGTGAATGAAGGAATTGAAGCTGCAAGAGACATCTTATGCGGCGGTAGAAAACCGTGGGTGATGATCAGTGTCAACGATGATAAAGATCTTCACTTTCGTAAAGCTCGTAAGACAATTCTTATTCAACTTGTTTTCTAAATATCTTAGCTTGTACACAAATCTTAGCTCAACTGGAAGAAGCCGATATTGTTAGGTTGAACGTCATCACTAGGGTTCGAACCCTAGTACTCACAGTCGTGTGTGTGAGTTTCTAGTGGTCATTACTACTTAGCTTAATCTACCACTGACTGAGAAGTAATGTCTTCTTAACAGAATTTGATCCGGAGGACTGTCCAGCAAATTGTTCAAGGCCTTGTGAAATTGTCTGCCCAGCAAATGCAATCTCATTCCAACCGAATTCTGCTTCTCAAATTTCATATAATACCGAAGCACCAAGAGTAATGAAGGTTTTGACCGATTTTACTCAAAAAGTTCAAAGTGCTTTCTGATAAAAATTGTATTATTCATTTGGCTTCATTATGCAGGACGGTGTCATAACGGAACGCTGCTACGGCTGTGGTCGCTGCTTTCCAGTTTGTCCCTATGATAAAATAAGTTCGGCATTTTCCAATTCCATCTGAGATTATAAAGTATTAGCTTtctctaaattatttatttaattcaatatttttaacGGCTAAGGATACATACTTTTCATATATTAATCCAGGAGATGTAACATATGTTAGGGATGCTGTTACAACTGCTGATCTGATCAAGAAAAATGATGTTGATGCTATAGAGATACATACAAGTGGAAGGTAATATTAGTGTTCTATGAAACACCGACACAATACTCATAACACTGATACTGACACGGATTACACGAATTATAATTTAAAAGATTGAAGAAATTGAATACAACCGGACAGAGTAGTTAATTATAATTGATTGATGTTATAGTTGATTGATGTTTCAAAATTCATTTTTTCACATGAACATGATCCTTTTATAGGCAGAGTAGACAGTTTGAAGAACTCTGGTGTGCTTTAGGAGATTCAGTAGAAAACTTGAAGCTAGTAGCTGTAAGTGGTTCCTTCAATCTGGTCTAGATTATTTTCATTTGATTCGACAATTTACTTATTAAAATGAttcaggttagcttacctaatgTCGGAGATTCGACAATATCCTCTATGAACAAAATGTTCTCGATTATGAAGCCCAATCTTCAAGCCTACAACTTATGGCAGGTGTGGCATTTCTCTCTTTTTAACAGATTGAACGACTTCGAGTTCTTATAAGTGAAATTCTATTCGATATTTCTTTTAACAAATCTGTCTCTGCCTTGTATAAACTCAAGTTAGATGGCCGTCCGATGAGTGGAGATATTGGGAGAGGAGCAACTAAGGAGTCAATAGCCTTTGCTGTCCAATTGGCTAAAGCAAAAGATAGACCCTCTGGTTTGTATTCATAATTCACTTTATCGTCCTTTGAAAACTTCATAGTACCCGTTTGTAGGTCATGATTGAATCGAGATAGTTAGAATACGAACATGATAAAGTTGTTTATCATATCTTACTCGTTTCTGACTCACATACAACTCATGATAAGATTTTAACGAGAGACAGGATATGATATGTGATATAATTCACTTATCATATCTTGATGACTTATTAAACActcgattgaaacataatatgaatCTATGATACCTTATTGTATCACGACTCTACAATCATGGCCATCAAACCGGCCTTTAGGGTCTATATCTATCATGATTCAACTAATTTTTCATTCTCTTAATACGGTAGGATTTCTTCAACTTGCTGGTGGAACTAATGCTTACACAATTGAAGGATTGAAAAAAGAAGGACTCTTTCAAACAACTATTACAGGTAATGTTGTCACTTGGTTACTTAATATTTTATGAACTCTCTTGTTACTTGCTCTTTTCCTTTCTCAATTGCATTATAAGAATTCTTGTTTGTTCTTAGAATACTTGGATCATGAAGAGTCATCAAACAGTACATCAAATCCATCATCTGCTTTAATTAGCGGCATAGCTTATGGTGGCTACGCGCGAAAGGTAACACAATTTATGTCTAGTTATTCATTCTTCATTCGGTTTCTCTTCGTAGTTTTCTGCCGTTAAATAAAAGAATAGATGTGAGTCACAATTAGAGTCACATTATGTGATGACTTCGACATGCTGTTTTTTACAATCTTACTATTTGCATACATGTTCAGATTGTTGGTAGAGTATTGAGATCCATGCAATCCCAGCATGGTGGAGCTGCGTCCATCGAGGATCATCCTGAGCATCTCTTATTGGCTTTAAGGGAAGCAGTTGCTTTGGTTGGACCTGTAAAATGTTGATAATCTATCTATGACAACTTCACTTCACTTGATTGAAACTTTGGTGTTTGAAGTATGGTGtgtataaaattaaatgatttcaAGTTTGTAAAAACATTTTAAATCCTCAGATTCATAATCATAGATTTGATTGGCTTAATGTCTTGATTTGGAGTGTGATGCACTCTCTTACCACCCATGAATTAGGTTGATCTTCCACGAAGAAACGAAAATATGTCTCAAGACAACGGTTCACCACTTTTGTTTGTCCATCTGACTATGGGTGATAAGCCGAACTCATCTTCAAATGAGTACCTTGTAACTTGACCAAATCCTTCCACAAATGACTCACAAATACTGGATCCCTATCGTTAACAATGGAATCGGGTATACCATGTAAGTGTATGACTTTTTTAGTGAACACTTAGGCTATACTATGGGGTTGTATACGGATGTCTGAGCGGCACAAAGTGGCAATACTTTGACAAAAGATCCACCACTACCAATATGGCTTACGTCCCTTAGATTTAAGCAGCCCGGTAATAAAATCCataggtaaatcactccaaatCGTGTCTGGAATAGGTAGGGGTTGCAGCAACCCCCTGGTTATGCAGCAAGATATTTTTGTCGTATCACACCTTCTCACAAACTCCTGTACACTATTCTTCATCTCAATCAAATATAAATTGGCCACTATCCTTATATATGTCATGAGAAAACCCGAGTGCCCCCCTTGACGTACGACCTCCAATGTTGAATTGCTTAAACAACGGCCATTAACTCCCTCTCATAAGCTGACTTAGTCATATTCCGCTCTTCCAAAGCCTTGCTAAAGTACGCTATCAGGTTCTTCCCCTCTCTGAAAATAGCACCAAAACCACTTCCGAATGCATCACCTTCTATGAAAATTTTTCTGCTTATATCTGGAAGTGTTAGGAGTTGTCGTTAACTTTTGTTGTTACAAGTGATTGGTACATTTTTATAGACAACATATTATGCAAGATACCATGGCATTACGTTGAGACATGTGGTTTTTATGCGCTCAAAACAGGAGATAAAGATGTGGAACAAGATGTCCTACACATCGTGTAACATTCTGCCTTACAAGGTGTTGCAAAATCATGTTATGTAAGtttgtattttgatatttttatctttaatagtttctaattataaaaaaaaaatcaaagaattaaaaataaacgaaaaataataacaataaatccAAGTCATAGGTTGTGAACTTGTGATCAATACAtttgtaaaattttgttttatttagctATGTCAGTTGATGTCAATCAACCTGGATTTCAATTATTACTGGCCTCTTTCAATCAAATGAAGATCCTAACatttattaaacaaaatatatatactatttcCCTCTTCTCCTCGCCATCATTCATCTCCTTTTCAAAATTTTAGGAgggaatttaattttgtttttggttcaattaagaaaataatatttagatTTAGTATACTTATCCATATATTAAGATATGAGATAGTATGTATTATATAGATGAAGATAATATTTAGATATAGTGCCATTTTAAAATAATCTTTTATCTATAGATTAAGATAATTTAAATAGTTATGtattatatatcatatatatttaGATGAGAAGGAAATACAAAAGAAGTTGGAGCGAAAGTTAGTTTTTGGCTACAACAACATGTAACtcaaaattatgatatttttatctttcatagtttcgaattataaaaataaaaataattcatgaattaaaaacaaatgaaaaataataacaAGAAATCCAAGTCATAGGTAGTAAAATTTTGTATTATTTAGCTATGCCAGTCGATGTCAATTAACATGGATTTCAATTATTACTGGCTTATTTCAATCAAATGAAGATTATAGCGTTTATTAAACAAAATCTATAGACTATTTCCCTCTTCTCCTCGCCATCATTCATCTCCTTTTCAAATAATTTGGAGggaatttaattttgtttatgtttcaattaagaaaataatattttgatttagTATACTTATCCATATATTAAGATATAATATAGTATGTATTATATACATGAAGATAATATTTAGATGAATTATATTTAGATATAATATTTAGAGATagtatcattttaaaataatctTTGATCTATAGATTAAGATAATTTAAATAGTTATGTAttacatattatatatatttagatgagaaagaaattcaaaagaaGTTGGAGCGAAAGTAAGTTTGTGGGTACAACATGTAACTcaaaactttgatatttttatctttcatagtttcaaattgtaaaaaaaaaatcatgaagtaaaaataaatgaaaaataatatcaataaatCCAAGTCATAGGTTATAAAATTGTAATATCCTAATTTCTAAATATGAGAATAAATATGGATTCTCTATTTAATTGGTTTATAACTAAGTGGCTCAATGGATAATTTAAGTATAGTTGAGGGGTATTCTAGTCATTTCACTTATTAAGAAGACATAAGGGGTTGTTTGGTTAAAGCACTTCATTTGGTTGTAACACAAGAATCGATTTTTGTGGGGGAGAAAAGAAGAAAACGTGAAAGAGAAGAGGGAGAGAAGGAAGAGCCATTCCCTTCCAACCTTGCACGCACCTTCAATCCATCAATCCTCATCATCAACCTCTGATTTTCCCAGGTTCCTTCATCTAATCAGGTGAGTCTCATAATAAGAGACTTGGGGAGTTTATGGGAATGACATGTTTTTGGGTTTTAGGGATTTGAGAGAAAATTTCATGTTTCTTGATAAATGCATGTTTGTGTTGTTGAATACCAGTTAGTTGTGATATCTATTGCTTATATATTCAATTAGATGCTTCATGCAGGTGATTTGGAGGGGGTAAGAGTACCCCATTGCAGAACTGGTGTGTTCTGCGTTTTTCTGCAAAATCGCTATCTCGCTAAGCGAACTCAGGTCGCTAAGCGATCTCTATTAAAATTTTGCAGAAATCgcgagctcgctaagcgagcctagcccgctaagcgagatttcGAAAGTGGAAATTTCTGTTTTATGCCTGTGGTAGCGCGCTAGGAGCCCGCTAAGCGAGCCATATGTTGCAGAATTTTGCTATTTCTTCCCCTGAGTGCAGAATCGTTCCGAGATAGGAACCGACAGCCTCCTCGACTATTATAGCTTGCCTAAGCCTTGTATAAAGGTGTAATTCCATTTGTGTAGTATGAATTGTTATTGCATGTCTATATGAATCGAATATGGATGAATAACATGAAGTAGTGTGTTGGATTGTATATGTGTATCTTAGATATACTTTGTTAATGCACTTATGAGATGGAATTCATGCATGGTACAAAATATGCTTTGTGCCTATGGAATGTTCATGTTGTAATCAATGCTTGATTTTTGATGTTCCTGTTGAACATTCGGAGTTGCTTGTTTGGTTTGGCTCTGCGAGCATGATTTGTGAtatatgctagaatcgaagtaggCATAGGCTATTAGGGGGTAAACCGCATAGAACACTTGGTACCATTGCAATATGCATGTGGAGGTCTTTAAGGGCGTGAATTGCGTAGCCTAATGAGCGGGATGTAACTTACTcatggattcctcgtacatgggtacggatTTGCATATGATTGTTTGTAGTTGTTGCCTCATTGGATAATTATGGGACTTCTAATGGTGGTGTTACCGTATTTGTATTTGTACCTGACCGTGAGATAACCCGGATTCTAGGTGAATCCATTTGcttgcatgttccctgtagaactgagCGAACCCGTAAaatagggagactcactgagatttagtaatctcaccccattctaATTaactttttcaggtggttcgaggcaggatcgtgGAAAGGGTAATATAACTTAGCTTTGTCGGATGGTGTTTCTTGGAAACATGATGATCTCTTCTTTTGATCTTTTTTACTTCCAGCTTTGTACTCTGGATATGTATTAGTACCTTATCAGAACCTATATATTTTGACCATGATAGTTTAGGCTTTTGGAGTTTGTACTAATACTAATATCTATTTCGCTGCTTATTGTATGATTTTCGTTTACCATTATAATGCCATATACATATATCCaaggcaatgtatgtatgggtgttacaaaaattttgttttatttatctaCGTCAGTCGATGTCCTTCAACTTGGATTTCAATTATTACTGGTCTAtttcaatcaaataaaaatcctagcatttattaaacaaaatttatATACTATATCCCTCTTCTCCTCGCCTTCATTCATCTCCTTTTCAAAATTTTAGGAGGgactttaattttgtttttggttcaattaagaaaataatatttagatTTAGTATACTTATCCATATATTAAGATATAATATAGCATCTTATATAGATGAAGATAATATTTAGATGAATTATATATAGATACAATATTTAGATATAATGTCATTTTAAAAAAATCGTTTATTTATAGATTAAGATAATTTAAATAGTTATGTATTATATATTGTAAATATTTAGATGAGAATGAAATACAAAAGAAGTTGGAGCAAAAGTAAGTTTGTGGGTACAACAACAAGTAACtcaaaattgtgatatttttatctttcatagtttcgaattataaaagaaaatcatGAATTAAAAATACAAACAATAAATCCAAGTCATCGGTTGGAAAACTTTGTTTTAATTAGCTACGCCTGTCGATGTCAATCAACATGGATTTTAATTATTACTGGTCTATTTCAATCAAATGAAGATCCTAGAACATATTAAACAAAATCTATATATTATTTCCCTCTTATCCTCGCCATCATTCATCTCCTTTTCAAAATTTTAGGagggaatttaatttttttttggttcaattaaaaaaataatatttagacTTAGTATACTTATCCATATATTAAGATTATAAGATAGAATATAGTATGTATTATATAGATGGAGATAATATTTAGATGAATTATATTTGCATATAACATTTAGATATagtatcattttaaaataatctTTTATCTATAGATTAAGATAATTTAAATAGATatgtattatatattataaatatttagatgAGAAAGAAATACAAAAGAAGTTGGAGCGAAAGTAAGTTTGTGTGTACAACAACATGTAACTCAAAATTGTGTTATTTTTATCTTTCATAGTTTtgaattatacaaaaaaaaaaatcatgaattaaaatttaaaaaaaaaataacaataaatccAAGTCATAGgttgtaaaattttgttttatttagctACGTCAGTCGATGTCAATCAACCTGTACTTAAATTATTACTGGCCTATTTCAATCTAATGAAGATCCAAGCATTTATTAAACAGAATCTTTATACTATTTCCCTCTTATCCTCGCAGTCATTCAtttcattttcaaaattttagcaggaaatttaattttgttattggttcaattaagaaaataatatttagatTTAGTATACTTATCCATATATTAAGATACAATATAGTATGTATTATATagatgaaaataatatttaaattaattatatttagatATAGTGTCATTTTAAAATAATCTTTTACCTATAGATGAGGATAATTTAAATAGTTATGTATTATATACTATATGTATTTAGACGAGAAAGAAATACAAAAGAAGTTGGAGCGAGAGTAAGTTTGTGGGTACAACAACATGTAACtcaaaattgtgatatttttatctttcatactttcaaattataaaaaaaaaaaaaaatccatgaattaaaatcaaatggaaaataataacaataaatccAAGTAATAGgttgtaaaatttatttttatttagctACGCCAGTCGATGTCAATCAACTTGGATTTGAATTATTACTGGCCTATTTCAATCAAGTGAAGATCCTAGCATTTATTAAACAAAATCTATATACTATTTCCCTCTTCTCCTTGCCATCATTCATCTCCTTTTCAAAATTTTAGGAgggaattaaatttttttttggttcaattaagaaaataatatctAGATTTAGTATACTTATCCATTTATTAAGATATAATATAGTATGCATTATATAGATGAAGACAATATTTAGatgaattatatttaaatataggctctgtttggtaaaaatagcggttgactgataatctagctgatagcttatagcttatgactgatggctgatgactgatagtttatagtttatagctgatgactgatgacttatagcggataagctaattgaagtgtttggcaaaattagcggttcaactaactgattaattaaaatgacataaagaacatttaatatataattattttattttaaattaaaataaattatagaggataaaagtggattttagttaaaataataagggtaaaaatggaagaaaaaatgataagctataagcttaAACGcaatttgaaatagcgtctgaaaaataagttataagctcgtaatgaaaagaccgttaccaaacaagtcttttattgttatatgagcttataagctataatctataagacataagctaaaaaaGTGGCATGCCAAACAGAGCCATAGTGTCATTTTAAAATAATCTTTTATCTATAGATTAAGATAGTTTAAATATTTatgtattatatattatatatattcagATAAGAAAGAAATACAAAAGAAGTTGGAGCGAAAGTAAGTTAGTGGGTACAACATGTAACtcaaaattgtgatatttttacttttatagtttcgaattataaaaaaaaatcatgaattaaaaaaaataaaaaataaaaaaaataaatccaAGTCATAAGTTATAAATACTTGTTTTATTTAGCTACGCCAGTCATGTCAACCAACCTGTATTTCAATTATTACTTGCCTATTTCAATCAAATGAAGATCCTAGCATTTATTAAACAAAAGCTATATACTGTTTCCCCCTTCTCCTCGCCATCATTCatctctttttcaaaattttaggagggaatttaattttgattttggttcaattaaaaaaataatatttagattTAGTATACTTATCCTTATATTAAGATATATCTGGTATGTATTATATAGACGAAGATAATATTTAGatgaattatatttatatattatatttagatATAATATTTAGATATAGTGTCATTTTAAAATAATCTTTTATCTATAGATTAAGATAATTTAAATAGTTatgtattatatattatatattatatatatttagatGAGAAAGAAATACAAAACAATTTGGAGTGAAAGTATGTTTGTGGGTACAACAACATGTAACTCaaagttttgatatttttatctttcatagttttgaattataaaaaaaaccatgaattaaaataaaatgaaaaataataataataaatccaTGTCATAggttataaaattttgttttgtttagctaAGTTTGTCGATGTCAATCAACCTGGATTTAATTTATTACTGgtttatttaataaaatgaaGTTCCTAGCATTTAGTAAACAAAATCTATATACTATTTCTCTCTTTTCCTCACCATCATTCAACTCCTTTTCAAAATTTTAGGAgagaatttaattttgtttttggtgcaattaagaaaataaaattcatatttaatatatttatcgaTATATTAAGATATAATATAGTATGTATTATATAGATGAATATAATATTTAGATGAATTATATTTACATATATTTCTAAGATAAAGTATCGTTTTAAAATAATCTTTTATCTAAAGATTAAGATAATTTAAATAGTTATGTATTATACAGTATATAAATTTAGatgataaagaaaaacaaaagaagttGGAGCAAAATTAAGTTTGTGAGTACAACAAC from Vicia villosa cultivar HV-30 ecotype Madison, WI linkage group LG4, Vvil1.0, whole genome shotgun sequence encodes the following:
- the LOC131599741 gene encoding uncharacterized protein LOC131599741, with the protein product MATLRFFCATNISLSTQNTAKPDKKSITQKVKNLLNTLEFPSISSSSPSTPLESLQRGNWVKLICGASFEDVVDIRNLSLVYTLAGVDCIDCAADASVVSAVNEGIEAARDILCGGRKPWVMISVNDDKDLHFRKAQFDPEDCPANCSRPCEIVCPANAISFQPNSASQISYNTEAPRVMKDGVITERCYGCGRCFPVCPYDKIRDVTYVRDAVTTADLIKKNDVDAIEIHTSGRQSRQFEELWCALGDSVENLKLVAVSLPNVGDSTISSMNKMFSIMKPNLQAYNLWQLDGRPMSGDIGRGATKESIAFAVQLAKAKDRPSGFLQLAGGTNAYTIEGLKKEGLFQTTITEYLDHEESSNSTSNPSSALISGIAYGGYARKIVGRVLRSMQSQHGGAASIEDHPEHLLLALREAVALVGPVKC